ATTGTCTTTTCCATCACAAAAGATCTAATAAAACATTCTGGGAATCAACAAAGCTGTTAATAGCAATGGATAGGaaaaacagagaaaaagaGGTACCTTGTGGCGTTTGGAGTGGGATAAGGTTGAGTTCCAGGgcagagaggaggaggagggtttgAAGGACTTGGAGAAGGGTGAGAGTTGTAGGGGATATTGGGGAGTGATGGTGGGTGTTAGAGGCAGCAAAAGCCTCAAAGGTATGGGGCTGCTCATTCCTCCGAGCTTTCTGTgtttcctttctctctctcagatAATTGGGAAAATCCAATCGGAAGAACTAACTGTGCGAAACGAAATGAATAAGGAACATGGATTTTGGTTTACCCCCCAATCTCAATCTCAATTTCAATGGCTACTGCGGCCTGCGTCTGCGTACCTCCTTCGCTCCCTTCTCTTTAgctattcttattcttattattttctatttatctTTCATTCAGTTATTGTTTTTGACCTCCACACAACACTCGCTAGCTttcagtttttcttttcacacATATTCTCTTGGACTACTGctctatatatacaatatTGAATATTCTACCCGAATGCACCTGAACAAGAATACCAGAAACCACAACTTCATAAACGCTGTGGGATTGGAAAGTGATGAATTCTAGTGGAGCTGCAGGGGTTAAGAATGTTGTATAAATTTCCACTGGATTAGATACAGCTCTCAGCTCAGCTCAGTACCAACTAAACAAACAGAGACACAGGAAAGAGGGACCGGAACATGGATGACGTTCCAGGTTGATGACAAAACCATACCAAAGAGGGGAGCCAGCCACTTGTTTTCCTTCCTTCctcttttgttctttttctccATAGCATCAGATCCAGCAACCTCATCCTTTTCTATTCTTATTCCCTTGTAAAAAGCTACATGACTttgttgattttgaaattcaaaggCCATGCTAAAGTCCTAAACCACCATTGCTCAAAAACTTATGTTCCACTTTATCATTCTAAATGGCTTATTAAGTTTGGGAGCTTTGGCTACACTTTGCCAATCGAAACAACAGTTAACCTTTGGCTACAGGGTCGGCAAAGAGAGACATTATAAGCACACACGACCTTTTGGTGCTGATCTCGATTCAAGagtgatcaatatatagaaAGCAAAAGCacatcttttgttttttaactACTTCCCATTCCCATCTGCCTGTCACACTGACTATCAAAATACCGATTTAACTGATTAATATAAAACAATTGAACCTGTTGCACAGCAAGCAATCGCATAGTTAGAATAGCAGATGTTGTATCACATCTATACTGTGTTATGATCTGAAATAGAACCACAGTTGAACACGTGTATACATAACTAAGGAAAGAAAGGAACACCGTCATCAGTTTTACAACAACGAGACTATATATCCCATCTCTTTTTAACTCGGAACATCAAGGCTGATGATCTAATGTCATCTTGCGGTACTTGGAGCATGAATTGAACCTTCATCTTCAATGGAGCTGTCTTTGCTTTGCCAGCTTCATCCCCAACCTGAAACAGGATGGACTCCCATTAATATCACTTTATTTATGTGACAGTTTCTCAATCAGATCAGACTTCTCACCTCAGTACTGATTAGAGTGATTCTGTGATGGAAATCtaaactttttatttttccatcCAAATTTTGACTCACGATAAATAATAGCAAAAGTTCTTAAATCACAGTCATCCTAATAATTATAACGAACTATTGCACTATGTAATTTTTAAAGACAATGAGAAGTCATTTTAAAGACATGCAATTTGATAATTCACAATACAATGCCAGATTTGGTGAATGCACTGGGGGGTGAATGTGCGCGCGCGTGAGCGCACTTGCACGCAAAGGACTTTTCTAACACCATATGTATCATATAGTTCCTTTAAACTGTCTTGTTAAACAGTGCAGGCTGTTCAGAAAATGCCTCTTTTCGTGCCAAGTGGTAAACTTTTCAAGCATTCTCCTTGTACAAAAGTTCCAAACTAAAAATCTAAAAGTCACTCTGGCTGTTGCAACCTCAACAATCGTGATTCAGCCTTTTACAACATTGTAACAGATCCATGAGATTTGAAATATCAAATAAATATATGTAAACACTTACCCACAGAGACGCCCAGCCAAGGCGCACCTCTGAATCATAACCAGCTTTAAGTTTTAGGTCCCTGCCATATGTGTGCTTGTAAACCGCACTCCAGTAGTTGGAATCAAAATTGTACCAGTAACTGTGCATGAAGTCACCATAATATGATATCAATACTTTTTCCAACAATATGGATATAGATGAAGTCAACAAAATGGAACCTGTAAATTTTTATCTGCAACATATATACATCAAACTGCTCGACATAGCTTGGCAGATGGGTGGAAATTACCCATTTTCACTTCTATCCTCAAAGGCTTGTAAAAACATTTTTCAAGAATCAATCATGAGGAAACTGATTAATTATTGGAGACGTGATTTACTTGGCAACATTACAAGAGCACACAAGATTTAACCATATAAGACTAGTAGCAAAGAACATCGAACATGTTATAGTAAGTGGTCAACTCAATCAGAGTTAGATCGCATAAGCAAAAAACAAAGCACCAcatttgttattttatttcatataacATTCATATCTACACAACCAAGCAAGTGAATAATGAACTCAACatacaaaaccaaaataaaagatacTGAAGTGAATACTAACCTCAACTTGTCTGAGGGACCAAACCGACGCTTAAAAGCAAATGACAATGCATTTGAAGGCAGAGAAATAGATGGGATAAAAGACATCTCCTCATCCTGTAATAAATTGAAGAACAGTCGGCAACAATGTTTGAGGGCTAAACAACAGAATGGAAAAATACAgcttaaagaaaaagaatacatTTGTAGAAAACAGTCTTCTGGACTGCGTATCAACACAACAAATCCAAGTATCTTCTGCAAGTgacaaaggaaaaaaaaaaaggagacatTAATTTACCTTAAATGAGTATCGTAACTTGATATCATCCTCTGCAAAATAAGCAGTGCCGAGCCCGTTGAAAATTTGGCCTTTAACAGTGCCACTCATAGAATATGCTCTGTTTAtctgctcctcctcctctttttCCACGAAAGAAACTTCACCAAGGGGGAATTTGAGAGTAGCTTTTGGCTGCAGCACCAGAAAAGTAATTAAGGCAATAAAACTTTACTATAATTCCTTTTGGGCATGCAAGAAGAACCGTTTCATGTTCTATGGTGCAACAAAATTGCTATTCTTTTAGCACAGCTACAATATCAACAAGAGTAATGTGAGTGGAGCTTTGTGGCAGCGGCAACAGGAAGATAGTGAACTACTTAAAAGTATctatttttctatttgtaCTAACACAAATGCATGTTGGAAGTTGGAACTAGTTGATACATTGAAATCACATGAAAGAACAGTTTGACCAATTCAAACATCCAAATGAAGGACTTGAGTACGTAATGTCTTCTGAAAACTGAGGGAGACAAATCATGAATGATGAGGTATGTTTCAGACAGATCAAGGTGCAAAAAGAGAAACAATTTAGGAATAATAATAAGATTGATTCATCAAAGGAGATGCAGCATCAACCAATCTTAGCTCGGAAAAAAGACTTGACATTGTGTTGTTGGTTAGAGTCAACAGAAAAAAACCAAGTGtaaaaggaaagagagaaaCAGACCAGACCAGCAGAAGGGAAAGTAGAAGAGAGTTGAAGTGCATAGCCAGGGTCAGGGAACTTGGCAAGCATGGAAGCCTCTCCTTGTCGTGCCTAAGAAGAAGCCAAACAAACAAGGTGAGTTTAAGTTGAGATAAGAGATAATGGCAACAAGTGAAAtgaaagcaaaagaaggaagaCCTTGAGATCGTGGGAAGCGCGGAATTGCAGACGGGGACCAACATCGACGGAGCTATTGAGGATGGTGGATTCATCTTCAAAGTTGTAGTGAATGGAGAGGTACTGAGAGATGAAGGAGACTTGAGGCGGAGAGACCACCTCGCCCTTGTGGTCGTTGCTGAAGGAGACCTTGAGCTTGGCCACACTATCCAACAGCTTGCAAGACACCTTGTGGAAGAACACCGAGGAGTCGCTGTCGAACTCCGAAGTCACCCGAACGGAGGGCCTTTTGAAGAAGCGAGCAGGCGGCGGTGGTAGAGAATCAGCGGGGTAGTTAGGGTTTGGAAGGGcgggtggtggtggtgctgATGAGTCTGCCATCACTCCTCTCGCTCGGTTCGGTGTGGATTTTAGGCGGAAATGTAGATGAGTATCGACTGATGAGTCGTTGCATTTGTCTTGCTTATGCGGccttctatttttttcttttctcattttcattttgcttttttttagaagtaaatttttataaatagaatCCGAAATTTTCTCTACAGTGGACGTAAAATATACACATTCATCCCTACCTAAAACCAGCAATGGTTCAACTGTAACCTAATCTATTCTAGAATCAATACCCAAGAAGAATTTTTGCTCCACATTTCAATCTTATTCATTGTCAATTATACCACATTGATTAACTCAATTTCATTTGAAGAAATGAAGTTTATACcggcaattttttttatccctTTATCTTTTTACTGGCAACAAAAGATCAATTGGGTATTTGCGAACCTTCTGCGACTCAACCAAATGTGTGCCGCATGCCAATAGAGGAAGCTTGCAGATGGAAGAACAAAAGTGTGTAACGAACAGCTCTATTCCAAGTCCTTTTCACTCGCATTTATCTATAGGTAGTTATGGTTCCtcactttctttttttttttacctacaATGAAAGATAGAAAGGTCCTGCATCATCTTTACCTCAATACAAACCACTGAGAAAAATAATTCAAGTTAACACAAGTGACCCTTAAACTATGTTGGATTGACAGCCCTTGTTGCCATCAAACAAGCGAGAATCCCCCCAGCATGTACTTGCAGCCACCGATAcagaaaagtaaaaaaaaaaaaaaacaagaaaacttCTCTGAAGTGAGCACTCATTGTGCAATATTAACAGAAACTGGCCTCCCCCGACCCAATGCAAATCCTCTTGTGCCATCCGGCATACGAGGTCCTGGAGGCTGTTTCACTACACCTACACCTATACCAGACTGCTCACTGCTACCAATCGTACTGTTGTGAGGAGTTCCAACATGATTTCGATTATTGTGGTGGTACTGACCCCGCCCACGCCCTTTGCCGCGTCCTCCTTGTCGATTACGTGCTTTTCTTTGTCCGCTCTCCTTATCATTGCTATGTTCCTCACCCTGGCAAAATTaagataaaaattataatcctCACTTCAAGAGACAATGACCTGATATAATTAACACCATGCCCTTAAAGTCTTAAATTGATGCCCATAAAGTCTTGAATTGATGCCTGTTTTTcgttaagaaaaaaaaaagtaacccTGAGAAACCGAGGCGAGATCTGATAACATATACTGTATATGCAAACTGTGGGGCTTTGGTTTTCATAAAAAATTAAGCGTACTTTTTTGTGTATTACAATCATTAATTTTATCATGTAAAGAAGTCTGTACAACATTTAGTGGTAAATTAGCAAGTCTGTTTGCACTTACTTGTTCATGTGAATGAGCATCAAATTGCCGGGAATAATCGTCTGATTGTTTCTCATTGGCGTAATATATTTGTTCAGGCATAGAAGCATCCTCTTCCGCTAATTGCACTTCCCCATCCTGCCCCTTTTTCCCACGCACTTGACCAGGTTTTGACTGAATGAAGGAAACAGAAACTTATCAATGGATTTCTTAATCAATTAGATTCAATGGCTTAAAAGATCATTCAGTCTAGTAGTATGGGACTAATCCAGCACATGTGGTGCATCACTATagtaataatataaaaaaagcATGCTTATATTATTACATAAGCTAATAGACAATAATTCTGCatgaaatgaaatattttGGCCACTAAACcaatttttcttaaatttaaaCAATAAGCCACATTTCTGTTCATTTTGGCCAAACAATATGACCTTTTCATTCTGACCAAAAAGATAATTTCAGGAACTGAAACAGAACTCCACACCAATATAGAATCACTATTTTTACATACCATTCGTTTAAGCATTAACCGGACTCTAAGTCCACTCCTCCAATTCCCCTCATCATTAAGTTCAACCACCTGCATGATATAAATGCCCATTTACCTTCTCCAAAGAGCACGGAAATGCCATATTAAAGTTGAATCAAGGAGTACTTACAGCTTTCTCCGCCACCTCAGGGGATTCGTATTCCACAAATGCATGCAACTACAGAAAAGGAGCTATCTATAAGTGTGtgtataataaaaaaaaattaatataagcAAGAGTAACAATTTATTAACGCTGAAATAGAGATCTAGTATGGTTTCTTAATATTGAACATCTATCTAATATTTTGTAAGAAACTTTCCTCACCATTCACAGCTAGAGCATCAATACAGCCACTGCAATGTTAGTGCTTGTAGTGGTGTTTTAGAGTAGGTTTGGCTACAAGTATGAAAATGATCATAATTGCAGAGCCAATGAAAGTCTAATTAACACTGCAATCCATAAGCTATTCCAAGCTAATGCATACATATAATTTATGtaaatgtatgtatgtataccTTGTTACTAAAATGCATGCCATCTGCTTTTGCTGATCTGGATGCTGAGGCAGAATTGTTATTTGAGCTTTGTGGCTGACAGGTACGAATCGTCTTTACACTGTCAAAGAACATACACTTATTAGCAAAACAGTTCATGAATTTGTGATCACCAAATAAAGGATTTTGAGTTAAAAGTCCTAAAATTGATCTTAGTACCTCCCAGCAGCAGAGAAAATCTTCATGAGGTTTTGGTGGCAATGATCCTCGGGCAAATTTTCAGCAACAATAATGCGAGACTACATATCAGAATGAATGTTACATGATAAGAAACAAaagtttatttttacaaaagcTCAAGAGTTATCAACCTAAGCAAGGATATGAGCACAGAATGATATTATGTGCATCTTATATAATAGCACAGTTCACAAAGTTCTTGACATAAAGGATCAAAATAGCATCcaagacaagaaaaaaaagcaTATAATGATACTAGGAAATGGGACGAATACAACACCTACTTGCAACTCTTCCATATCTGACTGTGTAAGGGGATGCTGACGTCTGACCTTCTTCCCATCTTCATGCACTACCTACAAATTACGGCACCATCAGTAACTCAAGAATAGAACTTTGGAACCAAAGGAAGATTCCTTAAGgacaacaacaacagcatCCTATGAAGCCAGAGCTCAAACAAGTAAAACTCACAAGTTTTGAGGAATTCTGCAAAACAGTTGCAAGCTGGGAATGACTATTTACGAGGGCCTTTATCTTCTTGAAAGACGCAACAACAGATATTGGCACTATATCAGAATGAATAATAACCAGTTAATAATGATCAACCCACAGAATTCCAATACTGAATGAATATACATTCTAGCATATAAAACTGATTTGCACCACCAACAAACAAATGTATATTTCTGCAGGGACAAATCTTGCCCATTAACTTGAAAGATAAGCATCAGATTAAGCCTACTACAGTGCccacaaaaactgaatctaaCTCTCTCACACACATCAAAAGTCATAAGCATTttctcaaagaaaaaaaaaacgagatTAGTAACTTACCAAATCCTTCAGGGTCTTTATTTATGAACCTCATAAGATGATCAGTAGTAGCTAAGTTGAGATCGCTGAAATAATACTCCACCTGCACATGTTAGGTGAACAACAAGCCTATCAGCCAATTTAGAAAGCAGGGACAGTTGAGATAACAACTATTTTATTAGATACTAGGATTTTACCACCATATATATTGTCTAATAAGTATTAATGAAGGCATACCAGAGATGGTAAAAAGGTAATTAAAAAGCTACACTAATAAGCCTCGAGACAGTGATTGTCTCTTTGATCAGTAAACCTTGTACAGATCTCGCAACTCTTATCCCTCTACTCCACTAGAATTTGATCTTACTAATATGACTTCCTCCTGGCATTGTTATGGTCACTCCATCGAAATAGACAGTTTAAACACATATGATCAGTTCAGGCTTAGGTCCGCTGTATTTCCACAACTACACTAGAAGCTTGACCTACTGTTTCCTCCTTATCTACTTAAAGGTCAAAATCTTGTCGGCTAGGGTTCGGTCCAGGTCTTGTGCTATTTTACTCTATTACTCTTTAGCATCAGTGAACCTAAGGAGGCGATCACTCCTTCGAATCCCCTTACCAAGTGCAACGTAGAAAACTGAATCTACATATTCACACAGCATCTCACCTGATTCAAAATCTTGGAAGTAGCTTCATCAGAAAGCTTGCTGTGAGACTTTGAGggggtggtggaggaggaggtggcATGATCCACCGGAAATTGATCATCCGGCGGCGGCTGCTCTTGGTCTCCGGCAAATCCGGGAGCGTAATACTGATGATGATGGTACTGAACCGGCAAGTGGTGACGGTGATGGACCGGCAGCACGTGAGGAGGCGGAGGAGGGACGACCTGGATCGGAACATGGAAAGGCGTGGGAGTGAGAGGCGGAGAGTAGAGTGGCAGAGGAGGTGGGGATGCGGCGGTGGGACTCCGATTGGGAACGAACTCCGGGGCCTGGGCGTTGAGGCGGCTAAAGGATGCGTTTCTGGAGAGAGATGGATCTAATACAGAATCCGACAGAGCGGGCTCGCCCTGTGCCATTGTTGATCTTCTTAATCGCCGGCGGGGCGGAGACGACAGTGGAGAGGACTTCTCGGAGTTCAGGCTGAACCCGATTGTGGACTATTTATACCATTTGATTTCCCCCATTTCCCTTTTCGGACCCTTCTGTGGGCCCCACCAACTATTTCTCTCCTGGGCTGGGCCTGTGGCGAGTTGTCTGGGCTTAAGAAACTCCCAAGAAATGTACATTCTCCAAAGTCCAAATGGTAGAAATTTTATTGCTCAGGGTGCAAGGCTACAGAGATTTATAATGGATTACACATCTTAACTCCACCTTCAGTATTCAGTTATTACAGGGGGGTGGGTTGCTTGTTTCTTCTAATCACCTGCCCTGATCAGATTACATCTTCAACTGAAAGCATGTTACATTCTATAGCTAGCTACCTCACACTTGGTTCTTCCTTTTCAATTCAAATTTCCTCTTAATAGCGTCCCAAAACGCAGGGATGGCAACTACATTCGGtacttccttgaatgatggaagGTAATTTACATCTACAATGACATGGTCACCGCTACCTTCCTGGATCTGCATCCACAACACAAAATATCCATCAGCCATACACAATTAATCTATAACTACTTCTACACGCTGGAAGACACATTCCACAATCGATACAATCACTATAAGCCTTCAGCTTCATCTGGTGATATTGCAGCTTTTTATAATAGAATAGCAAACATAAGTTCGGTACTTACTACAACATCAAAGCCAAAGACGGTGAGGTCAAGCTTTCTCATAAGAAAATTAGCTGCACTGGTAACCAACTCAAGATCAATGCATTGCTTTGTGTCCTTCGAGCTGTTATTGTCTACAGAGTTCGGATTCAGTTTGCTAGTGGGCAAGGATTTTAGGCTGTCAAGAATATCAACATAATGCAAGTCACTGAATACAGGCTCTTGAACATAGCAACAAAGAAAAGACCAAAACTAATACGAGGGAAAAACAAAATGCATCACCTGTCAAAGACCAAAGGTTTACTTCCAGATAATCTAATCAAGGTATCTGCATTTGGTGTGGAGCTCTTAACTGCATGGTAGACTTTCTCACCcaatatataaaatttgtAGAGTGTTGAGGAATGATCCACATATTCCTGAAATTCCAATATtccattttctattttcaacgaaaaatacataaaatagCATGAAATGAACCATCCCTGAATAGTTGGACACTTATTATGTTGAGATATCACAATGCATCAAATTGGAATAAACAGGATTCTTATACTGAAACCCAGATTAGACGCTATACCAAGTTCATCAATTGATAATTAAATATGACTATTTTTCGCTCACCTGAATAATTGCCGGTAGAGGAACAGTCAAATCCTTAAAGTCTTCAACTCTAAAAACAATTGCCTGTGGTGTAAGATTAAGCTTTACTTTTATAGTATGATCGAGTTTATGTCTTTGGCTTAATAATACATAAACTTCTGCAGTTCATTCGAACAGTATTGGAAGGAATTAGCAGTACTAGGAATAGGTAAACAGATTACCATACTATGAGCATCGGCTACACCACAAGCAACTTGAGGTTTTACAATACTTGGAAGAGCTAGTTTAGCTTCAGATAGCATTTCAGTTAGACCAGGATGGTTAAAGTCATCAACCTGtgcatattaatataaataataaaatactcGACATATAACTACATTTAAGAAAACCAATTTCTTGACAACTTAACGCCCACCCATGCCAATAATATGAATCTCATGATATCTGCAAACAATGGAAGTGCTTAAAACGATACAACTGACCAATTGATCAACTCAATCAGTtaacacaaacaaacaatatCAGAATaggccaattttttttatcagggTTGTTAAAGCTATAAATGCAATCCATATAAACCACTCAAAAGTAATTACGTTCTTAGCAGCTTGTAATTCTGTATAATAAGCCAGCAGGACTTTTCCTGGCTAGTTATGCTGCATATTACACTAAAAATAACTAGTACcaaaaaaatattaagaaaCATTATGAGATGGAAGAAAAGAACCTTCAGATAATGGGCCCCCCTAATTGCACAGCATTTTCCAGTTTTGAGATCCTCCAATGCAAGTAGAATCTGTTGAATTTCCAATCGATCCAACACAGGATTTATAGAGTTAAGTGGGTCAATCACACAGAGGTCCTGGTGATGTTCCATATATCtgagtaagaaaaaaaaaaaggatatcAGAAGAAGCCAAAGGAATAGTAATACCTAATTTAGTGCCCTGTTACACAGTatatgaaatttcaaaatatctGGGTTTAAGTTTTATATCTGACCAACATTGAGACGTTTTCAGTCCTCTTTGGACTAGACCAACTTTGCTctataaagaaagaaaaagattaaTAAGTTTCACGAGTCACCCTTGCAATTCCTGCATGCCCCTGCTGTATGTTATCTTTTTAGAGGAATGTAAGCTCTTCAAATCAACAGACATAATTTCATCAGTTGCTTTATGGAGAAGTACATCAACATTTAGTAATTGAGGTGATAGGGGAAGTTCAAATGTGAGGGGCATGAACATCAGCCCATTTTGAGTAGGACACATGGGGAATGCACCTCTCTGCAAAAACCAAGAAAATTTATAGGCTTCAAAATCCAATCACATACACTTGTTATGTTTTACTAGAATACACATCTTTGAATGCTAGCCATAATTAACACAACATGACACTGGGAGTCTAGGAACAAATGTCAAAATCCAGTAGAACAAGCAGCTCACCTTAGCAAAATCTTCTTCACGAGAAGGCTTCATAATATAAGCAACTGTCACAACACTGTTTCCAATTGCCTGTTTGCAACATGAAGCACAAAGATCAGAACCTATAAGCAATATGAAGAAGGCATTATTTTCAGAGATACATAAACCGCTCCTATAAATCTCTCCTCTATTCTATATAAAAACAACTTCAACAATGAAGCCATTTCTCATCTGCCTGTGCAGTGAGTTTAATGGTAGAATGGTGCAGCAAAGATGACATGCAGAAAGCATACTATGTTTCCAAGCAAAAGAGATTAATACTTTAGAAGCAAATATCATATAAAATACTATTTGCCTGGTCTAAAGTTAAAATAGTAGATTACAGACAAGTAGCTACTCTATGAAACCTTCTTATTTAAGTGGCATATTGTCAAAGGTAACTCCTGCAGTTTGTTTATGTAAATCATGCTTGAACTCCCACATGCACTGCTGCCTTCAACCtctgaaagaaaaatcatatgAACTTTAGCCAGCGATAAGAGAATATTGTCCAAAATGTTGCAGACATGTTCAGACCTCaaagaaatttaattacaAAGGTCGTAAAAATCACCCTCACTGGAGATGTTATAATGACAGTATAGTAATGCAACTTTTCCGGTAATACACATATATGATTAATGATGCAATCCACACACAACTGAGTGTGACACCAGAATAACTGGTACTCACTCATAACAACCACCAGCCAACCACTTTTGCTTAGTGGAGGGAAGATGTCTTTCCTGTTGTCAGATGCCAAGTACAAAACTCTGCCTCCAATTTCACGCCAAGCTAGTGCGACCTCATTTATAGAATTATCTATAGAGGATGCATCTAAGAGGAAGGAATGGAGGGAATACTGCATTGCAATCTCTTTCAGAAGTCTGACCTACAGAAAGCAGGAAAACAAAAGTGAAAAAAAGGTTGGTAAATAGTTGGCAGAGTATTTCAGATGCAGATGCGAGGAGCAGAAGACAGAATTGTTTCCTCTTTGGTCATCAGGGTGTCATGCTCTAGTTAGTAGTATAATGTCATAACATGCTCTAGTCAGTAGTATAATGTCATAGAAAGTTTCATAAATGGAAGACATACTTGAAATGAGAAGAGTACCATCTGGAAAAGAGACTTAAACATTTAAACAGCATTTTACTTGTTTCTTTTAATCTCTCACTAGTTTAATGTAATTGTTAGGAAAACGATCGAGTGTATAACCAGCAGAACACGCATGAATTTAAGAATGTCGTCATTAATTCAGTGACATAATAAATTTTGTGAGTGGTTTATGAATATTCGTTcatttgatgacaagattGAACTAGTGAGAATACAGTTAattaggaagaagaagaagaagaagaagaagaagaagaatatgcaGGAGATGGGGAAAGGTACCTTATGAGGTTCAAGACCAGGTCCATAAGAAATTCCCTGCATAGAATACAACTTATCAgcatttcttcattttcttgttgGGAATCCAGTACACTCGCActgatatataaatatattcatGGGTTGGTCCTAATTTCTTATCTCCAATCTATAAAGACTGAATATTTATTACCCAGAAAAAGGAAACTAGGAAGAAGAGTAGGG
This genomic interval from Argentina anserina chromosome 1, drPotAnse1.1, whole genome shotgun sequence contains the following:
- the LOC126805087 gene encoding inositol 1,3,4-trisphosphate 5/6-kinase 4 isoform X1, with the protein product MAVGGVMLDECVLLENSIGLLPAAHTLLRQLRHSNILTGISYGPGLEPHKVRLLKEIAMQYSLHSFLLDASSIDNSINEVALAWREIGGRVLYLASDNRKDIFPPLSKSGWLVVVMKVEGSSACGSSSMIYINKLQELPLTICHLNKKAIGNSVVTVAYIMKPSREEDFAKRGAFPMCPTQNGLMFMPLTFELPLSPQLLNVDVLLHKATDEIMSVDLKSLHSSKKITYSRGMQELQGYMEHHQDLCVIDPLNSINPVLDRLEIQQILLALEDLKTGKCCAIRGAHYLKVDDFNHPGLTEMLSEAKLALPSIVKPQVACGVADAHSMAIVFRVEDFKDLTVPLPAIIQEYVDHSSTLYKFYILGEKVYHAVKSSTPNADTLIRLSGSKPLVFDSLKSLPTSKLNPNSVDNNSSKDTKQCIDLELVTSAANFLMRKLDLTVFGFDVVIQEGSGDHVIVDVNYLPSFKEVPNVVAIPAFWDAIKRKFELKRKNQV
- the LOC126805088 gene encoding la-related protein 6B, with product MAQGEPALSDSVLDPSLSRNASFSRLNAQAPEFVPNRSPTAASPPPLPLYSPPLTPTPFHVPIQVVPPPPPHVLPVHHRHHLPVQYHHHQYYAPGFAGDQEQPPPDDQFPVDHATSSSTTPSKSHSKLSDEATSKILNQVEYYFSDLNLATTDHLMRFINKDPEGFVPISVVASFKKIKALVNSHSQLATVLQNSSKLVVHEDGKKVRRQHPLTQSDMEELQSRIIVAENLPEDHCHQNLMKIFSAAGSVKTIRTCQPQSSNNNSASASRSAKADGMHFSNKLHAFVEYESPEVAEKAVVELNDEGNWRSGLRVRLMLKRMSKPGQVRGKKGQDGEVQLAEEDASMPEQIYYANEKQSDDYSRQFDAHSHEQGEEHSNDKESGQRKARNRQGGRGKGRGRGQYHHNNRNHVGTPHNSTIGSSEQSGIGVGVVKQPPGPRMPDGTRGFALGRGRPVSVNIAQ
- the LOC126790203 gene encoding outer envelope pore protein 37, chloroplastic, which codes for MADSSAPPPPALPNPNYPADSLPPPPARFFKRPSVRVTSEFDSDSSVFFHKVSCKLLDSVAKLKVSFSNDHKGEVVSPPQVSFISQYLSIHYNFEDESTILNSSVDVGPRLQFRASHDLKARQGEASMLAKFPDPGYALQLSSTFPSAGLPKATLKFPLGEVSFVEKEEEEQINRAYSMSGTVKGQIFNGLGTAYFAEDDIKLRYSFKDEEMSFIPSISLPSNALSFAFKRRFGPSDKLSYWYNFDSNYWSAVYKHTYGRDLKLKAGYDSEVRLGWASLWVGDEAGKAKTAPLKMKVQFMLQVPQDDIRSSALMFRVKKRWDI
- the LOC126805087 gene encoding inositol 1,3,4-trisphosphate 5/6-kinase 4 isoform X2; protein product: MAVGGVMLDECVLLENSIGLLPAAHTLLRQLRHSNILTGISYGPGLEPHKVRLLKEIAMQYSLHSFLLDASSIDNSINEVALAWREIGGRVLYLASDNRKDIFPPLSKSGWLVVVMKVEGSSACGSSSMIYINKLQELPLTICHLNKKAIGNSVVTVAYIMKPSREEDFAKRGAFPMCPTQNGLMFMPLTFELPLSPQLLNVDVLLHKATDEIMSVDLKSLHSSKKITYSRGMQELQGYMEHHQDLCVIDPLNSINPVLDRLEIQQILLALEDLKTGKCCAIRGAHYLKAIVFRVEDFKDLTVPLPAIIQEYVDHSSTLYKFYILGEKVYHAVKSSTPNADTLIRLSGSKPLVFDSLKSLPTSKLNPNSVDNNSSKDTKQCIDLELVTSAANFLMRKLDLTVFGFDVVIQEGSGDHVIVDVNYLPSFKEVPNVVAIPAFWDAIKRKFELKRKNQV